The Agelaius phoeniceus isolate bAgePho1 chromosome 26, bAgePho1.hap1, whole genome shotgun sequence genome has a window encoding:
- the MRC2 gene encoding C-type mannose receptor 2 isoform X3 produces MTWTSMEAGSGQTTHPSSTSTGRMPVPSLSHSPDQPDNPSEENCGVIRTESSGGWQNRDCGIALPYVCKKKPNATADPFLADSWSEVKVDCEPSWQPFQSNCYRLVGEKKSWQEAKKTCLRSGGDLVSIHTLSELEFVTKEIKQDVEELWIGLNDLKLQMNFEWSDGTPVRFTYWHPFEPNNFRDSLEDCVTIWGPEGRWNDSPCNQTLPSICKKPGQVSQEKEEDDHGCRKGWKWHSPSCFWLGEDRVPYSDARKTCSDYSSTLVTITNRFEQAYVSSLIYGWDGEYFWTALQDINETGAFHWLSGDEVTYTHWNRNQPGYNKGGCVALATGSSMGLWEVKNCSTFKAKYICRQNLGTPVNPELPSPFPTPSLTATCPPGWSSDPKLRHCYKVFSFEKLQEKKTWIAAQEFCRELGAQLLSLGSYEEEHFVANTLNKIFGESEPELHEQHWFWIGLNRRDPAGDQSWRWSDGLGFFYHNFDRSNYDDDDIRSCTVLDLASLQWMPMQCEAQLDWICKLPKGADVKEPEITTQGSKEWVKYQEAEYKFFEHHSTWLQAKRICSWFQAELTSVHSKAELHFLGQNLKKFSRGQEQHWWIGLHTYENDGRFKWSDGSPLNFVSWAPGKPRPISKDRKCVYMTASREDWGDQKCMTALPYICKRSNGTSVKPSLFPVPAATSGGCPQGWLPFLSKCFSFNGHNKGEIVKWPEAKQLCENQGAILATIASPLEQAFITSMLPNISLDLWIGLHDTQGEFQWVEGEPLRHVSWAPGEPSGCSSSSPNDKLTNCVVVWHGSPPLFTGRWDDRSCLEEKHGYVCQRSIDPALSPVQAPFPPSPTGTLFYHNSTYRILQKPLRWHEALLLCETLNATLATISNPYSQAFLTQAVSSLQAPLWIGLANDEGGRSYSWLTEENLIYTNWQDGEPQQITGCSYMDTDGSWRTAGCDTRLQGGICQFQTGHPRMHKWTYSGSCPKSLEDSSWIPFRDHCYTFHMEITLGQKDAMKRCQKVGGTVLSIQDEMENVFVWEHLQAYEGLSKGAWLGMTFNPKGGTLVWHDNSAVNYSNWGQHDTGPSMLSQNSCYWIQSSNGVWRLGSCTNVTMGVICKIPRVEESSFSRAALPENTTAIAVVVLSTLALCTVLGVVVFLYKRRQSAERGAFESARYSRTTSNPSESAEKNILVSDMEMNEQQD; encoded by the exons ATGACCTGGACATCAATGGAGGCTGGCAGTGGTCAGACAACTCACCCCTCAAGTACCTCAACTGGGAGAATG CCTGTCCCCTCCTTATCCCATTCTCCAGACCAGCCCGACAACCCCAGTGAGGAGAACTGCGGGGTGATTCGCACCGAGTCATCCGGGGGATGGCAGAACCGTGACTGTGGCATCGCCCTCCCCTACGTCTGCAAGAAGAAGCCCAACGCCACGGCTGACCCCTTCCTGGCGG ACTCGTGGTCAGAGGTGAAGGTGGACTGTGAGCCCAGCTGGCAGCCCTTCCAGTCCAATTGCTACCGGCTGGTAGGAGAGAAGAAGAGCTGGCAGGAGGCGAAGAAGACCTGCCTGAGGAGCGGGGGTGATTTGGTCAGCATCCACACGCTCTCTGAGCTGGAATTTGTCACCAAGGAGATCAAGCAAG ATGTGGAGGAGCTCTGGATTGGCCTAAATGACCTCAAGCTGCAAATGAACTTTGAGTGGTCAGATGGGACACCTGTGAGGTTCACGTACTGGCACCCCTTTGAGCCTAACAACTTCCGTGACAGCCTGGAGGACTGTGTTACCATCTGGGGACCG gaagggaggtGGAATGACAGCCCCTGTAACCAGACCCTGCCCTCCATCTGCAAAAAGCCTGGTCAGGTGAgccaggagaaggaggaggatgaCCACGGGTGCCGAAAG ggctggaagTGGCACAGCCCATCCTGCTTCTGGCTGGGTGAGGACCGTGTCCCCTACAGTGACGCCCGTAAGACGTGCTCTGACTACAGCTCCACGCTGGTTACCATCACCAACAG GTTCGAGCAGGCATATGTGAGCAGTCTCATCTATGGCTGGGATGGGGAGTATTTTTGGACGGCTCTGCAGGACATCAATGAGACAGGTGCATTCCACTGGCTGAGCGGTGATGAGGTGACATACACTCACTGGAACCGCAACCAGCCCG GTTACAACAAGGGTGGATGCGTGGCCCTGGCCACTGGCAGCTCCATGGGGCTGTGGGAGGTGAAGAACTGCAGCACCTTCAAGGCCAAGTACATCTGTCGACAGAACTTGGGCACCCCAGTCAATCCTGAACTGCCCAGTCCTTTCCCCACGCCCAGCCTCACTGCCACCTGCCCCCCAGGATGGAGCTCCGACCCCAAGCTTCGTCACTGCTACAAG gtATTCAGCTTCGAAAAGCTGCAAGAGAAGAAGACGTGGATCGCTGCACAGGAATTCTgccgggagctgggagcccaGCTGCTCAGCCTAGGCAGCTATGAGGAGGAGCATTTTGTTGCCAACACCCTCAACAAGATTTTTGG GGAGTCAGAACCGGAGCTCCATGAGCAGCACTGGTTCTGGATTGGCCTGAACCGGCGGGACCCTGCTGGGGACCAGAGCTGGAGGTGGAGCGACGGGCTGGGG TTTTTCTACCACAACTTTGACCGCAGCAACTATGATGACGATGACATCCGGAGCTGCACAGTGCTGGATCTGGCCTCCCTGCAGTGGATGCCGATGCAGTGTGAAGCCCAGCTGGACTGGATCTGCAAACTGCCCAAAG GTGCCGATGTGAAGGAGCCAGAGATCACAACCCAAG gcagcaaagaGTGGGTGAAGTACCAGGAGGCCGAATACAAGTTCTTTGAACACCACTCAACATGGCTGCAGGCAAAGCGCATCTGCAGCTGGTTCCAGGCTGAGCTGACATCAGTGCACAGCAAGGCCGAGCTGCACTTCCTAGGCCAGAACCTGAAGAAG TTCTCCaggggccaggagcagcactggtggATTGGGCTGCACACCTACGAGAACGACGGGAGGTTCAA GTGGTCTGATGGGTCCCCCCTCAACTTTGTCTCTTGGGCACCAGGCAAGCCTCGGCCCATCAGCAAGGACAGGAAGTGTGTGTACATGACAGCCAGCCGag AGGACTGGGGGGACCAGAAGTGCATGACAGCGCTTCCTTACATCTGCAAGCGAAGCAACGGGACATCTGTGAAGCCTTCCCTCTTTCCGGTACCTGCTGCCACAAGTGGGGGCTGTCCCCAAGGCTGGCTGCCCTTCCTCAGCAAG TGTTTCAGCTTCAATGGCCACAACAAAGGCGAGATAGTGAAGTGGCCAGAGGCGAAGCAGTTGTGTGAGAACCAGGGCGCCATCCTGGCCACCATTGCCAGCCCCCTGGAGCAGG CCTTCATCACATCCATGCTGCCCAACATCTCCTTGGACCTCTGGATTGGCCTGCACGATACCCAGGGGGAGTTCCAGTGGGTGGAGGGGGAACCGCTGCGGCACGTGAGCTGGGCACCCGGAGAGccctcaggctgcagctcctccagccccaatGACAAGCTG ACCAACTGCGTTGTGGTGTGGCATGGCTCACCCCCCCTCTTCACGGGACGCTGGGATGACCGGAGCTGCCTGGAGGAGAAACATGGCTATGTCTGCCAGCGGAGCATAG ACCCGGCCCTGAGCCCTGTGCAGGCACCATTCCCCCCTTCTCCTACTGGCACCCTCTTTTACCACAACAGCACTTACCGCATCCTGCAGAAACCCCTCAGGTGGCACGAGGCGCTGCTGCTCTGCGAGACCCTCAATGCCACCCTGGCCACCATCTCCAACCCCTACAGCCAGGCCTTCCTCACACAGGCCGTCAGCAGCCTGCAGGCTCCGCTCTGGATTGGGTTAGCCAATGATGAG GGAGGCCGGAGCTACTCGTGGCTGACGGAGGAGAATCTCATCTACACTAACTGGCAGGATGGGGAGCCCCAACAGATCACTGGCTGCTCCTACATGGACACGGACGGGAGCTGGCgcacagctggctgtgacacCAGGCTGCAGGGGGGCATCTGTCAGTTCCAAACAG GTCACCCTCGCATGCACAAGTGGACCTACAGTGGCAGCTGTCCCAAATCACTGGAGGACTCGTCCTGGATCCCCTTCCGGGACCACTGCTACACCTTCCACATGGAGATCACTCTTGGGCAGAAGGATGCCATGAAGAGGTGCCAGAAAG TTGGCGGCACAGTGTTGTCCATCCAGGATGAAATGGAGAATGTCTTTGTGTGGGAGCATCTCCAGGCGTATGAGGGCCTTTCCAAGGGGGCCTGGCTGGGCATGACCTTCAACCCCAAAG gtGGCACCTTGGTTTGGCATGACAACAGTGCCGTGAACTACTCCAACTGGGGCCAGCATGACACGGGGCCCAGCATGCTTAGCCAGAACAGCTGCTACTGGATCCAGAGCAGCAACGGCGTGTGGCGTCTAGGCTCCTGCACAAACGTAACCATGGGGGTCATTTGCAAGATCCCCCGAG TGGAGGAGAGCAGCTTTTCCAGAGCAG ctctgccagagaACACAACAGCCATCGCAGTGGTTGTGCTGTCGACACTGGCACTGTGCACCGTGCTGGGGGTCGTTGTCTTCCTGTACAAGCGCCGACAGAGCGCAGAGCGGGGCGCCTTTGAGAGTGCTCGCTACAGTCGCACCACCTCCAACCCCAGTGAATCTGCTGAGAAGAACATCCTGGTGTCAGACATGGAGATGAACGAGCAGCAAGACTAA